A region from the Leptospirillum ferriphilum ML-04 genome encodes:
- a CDS encoding GGDEF domain-containing protein, with the protein MDSESSTETKNAGEIARRTLQDLAREKKAPTPFHYARFYARHAGLHSDGLLEKMLDLVGIFSYLDEDDWTGKQVEELRSFLPRTIFLSETGVDIEMDRILDETIARNRVLSQEVRHRKQEINQTVNQLNEIITQAHLLINQTSVRLEKSLERFNTVKSLEEAKPIFLDIVQQSKTLLDRFRTIGEEFQEAHKLLMSSSIEASLDPLTGTLNRRGFQKRIGSSVGMDIVLLIFDLDHFKQLNDRQGHHQGDLVLKRIAGLVNGLLDGSNAVFSRWGGDEFLVMFPRKNLEEIVAIAEEIRTRIEKEVLGTSSETEPSGQGMTISVGLSAGRLDSEEQFDRFYNLADQALYLAKKEGRNRTRAIHLEDAR; encoded by the coding sequence GTGGATTCGGAATCCTCGACCGAAACGAAAAACGCCGGAGAGATCGCTCGTCGGACGCTCCAGGATCTCGCTCGGGAAAAAAAGGCACCGACCCCTTTTCATTACGCGCGGTTCTATGCCCGCCACGCGGGTCTGCACTCCGACGGTCTGCTGGAAAAAATGCTCGATCTCGTCGGGATTTTTTCCTACCTCGACGAAGACGACTGGACCGGAAAACAGGTCGAGGAACTCCGGAGCTTTCTCCCCCGGACGATCTTTCTGTCCGAGACCGGCGTCGACATCGAGATGGACCGGATCCTCGATGAGACGATCGCCCGGAACAGGGTTCTTTCGCAGGAAGTCCGCCACCGGAAACAGGAAATCAACCAAACCGTCAACCAGCTGAACGAGATCATCACCCAGGCGCATCTGTTGATCAACCAGACGTCCGTTCGCCTGGAAAAAAGTCTCGAACGTTTTAACACCGTCAAAAGCCTCGAAGAAGCGAAACCGATTTTTCTGGATATCGTCCAGCAGTCGAAAACACTTCTTGACCGGTTCAGGACCATCGGGGAAGAGTTTCAGGAAGCCCACAAGCTCCTGATGAGTTCCAGCATCGAGGCAAGTCTCGACCCGCTCACCGGAACCCTCAACCGGAGAGGGTTCCAGAAACGGATCGGCTCTTCGGTCGGCATGGACATCGTCCTTCTGATCTTCGATCTGGATCATTTCAAGCAATTGAACGATCGTCAGGGGCACCACCAGGGAGATCTGGTCCTCAAACGGATCGCCGGCCTCGTGAACGGCCTTCTCGACGGGTCGAACGCCGTCTTTTCCCGATGGGGCGGGGACGAATTTCTGGTGATGTTTCCCCGGAAAAATCTGGAAGAAATCGTTGCCATTGCGGAGGAGATCCGGACCCGGATCGAAAAAGAAGTCCTGGGTACCTCTTCCGAGACCGAACCGTCCGGTCAGGGGATGACCATCAGCGTCGGCCTTTCCGCCGGACGCCTGGACTCCGAAGAGCAGTTCGACCGGTTTTACAACCTGGCCGACCAGGCCCTCTATCTGGCCAAAAAAGAAGGGCGGAACAGAACCCGGGCGATCCACCTGGAGGATGCGCGGTAA
- a CDS encoding DUF3443 family protein: MPSSSPPEAVCTGGTPPSTQTPASNQIAVYQSTCQGAVNTPVVTLTICVPKTSTCKDVPNILVDIGSTGLRLSHTLSIASELPQESENGPITECYGFVSGYNYGPVVKATVTLAQQTVTVPVQISDSQIPAPSSCVTAFNSSAPFEPTFNGILGLLFPQDDDGLYYENGIGPTTISTTLMVQNPVFLLEAPENNGVLLSNFPTVSPTQGAPTVSGLLTFGTGGVSGLSELETNVNAMITASYNGNSSLKAFFDSGSNGFFIDNPTIPTCSSSSSLTGFFCGTATGQSATLTGTNTNTSVTLHFSIESAETLFSTGNQDFSSLGGPMSGYFDAGFPAFLSAQSSGQTTGQTIGLEYISSTSENGYFLYGTGN; encoded by the coding sequence GTGCCTTCGTCTTCCCCGCCGGAAGCGGTCTGCACCGGTGGAACACCCCCGTCAACCCAGACCCCGGCCTCCAATCAGATCGCCGTCTACCAATCCACCTGCCAGGGGGCGGTCAACACCCCGGTCGTGACGCTGACCATCTGCGTTCCCAAGACATCCACCTGCAAGGATGTCCCCAATATCCTGGTGGACATCGGATCGACCGGCCTCCGCCTGTCCCACACCCTGTCCATCGCTTCCGAGCTCCCCCAGGAGTCCGAAAACGGGCCAATCACCGAATGTTATGGATTTGTGAGCGGCTACAACTACGGGCCGGTCGTCAAAGCCACTGTCACCTTGGCTCAGCAGACCGTCACCGTCCCCGTCCAGATTTCAGACTCCCAGATCCCCGCCCCGTCATCCTGCGTCACTGCGTTTAATAGCTCTGCCCCGTTTGAACCCACCTTCAACGGCATTCTGGGCCTCCTGTTTCCCCAGGACGACGACGGCCTGTATTATGAAAATGGTATCGGACCCACGACGATTTCCACGACCCTGATGGTCCAGAATCCGGTCTTTCTTTTGGAAGCGCCAGAAAACAACGGCGTTCTTCTCTCGAATTTTCCGACAGTCTCTCCGACCCAGGGAGCACCAACGGTATCCGGCCTGCTGACGTTCGGCACGGGGGGCGTATCGGGCCTCTCCGAACTCGAAACCAACGTTAATGCCATGATTACAGCAAGCTACAACGGGAACTCCAGCCTCAAAGCCTTTTTCGACAGCGGGTCCAACGGGTTCTTCATCGACAACCCGACCATTCCCACATGTTCTTCCTCCTCTTCTTTGACGGGGTTTTTCTGCGGAACGGCAACCGGACAGTCCGCCACATTGACAGGCACCAATACGAATACCTCAGTGACCCTCCACTTCTCCATCGAAAGCGCAGAAACGCTCTTTTCCACCGGAAACCAGGATTTTTCCTCCCTGGGAGGACCGATGTCCGGATATTTCGACGCGGGTTTTCCGGCTTTTCTCTCTGCTCAATCAAGCGGACAAACGACTGGACAAACGATCGGCCTCGAGTATATTTCCTCTACATCGGAGAATGGCTATTTTCTCTATGGCACCGGAAACTGA
- a CDS encoding beta-class carbonic anhydrase encodes MSRIMEEVLSANNRYVEAFGEKGTLALPPKRQFAILTCMDARIDPAKMAGLSEGDAHVIRNAGGRASDDAIRSLVISYKLLGTKEWFVVHHSDCGMLLFDDEVMRGLLSKSLETAKITPRGWEDVGKGPGSDEGRYINFLSFHHLEDSVTEDVRRIRRHPLVPGRIPIYGFTYDVKTGKLVEVAEAMKAGKAV; translated from the coding sequence ATGAGCCGAATCATGGAGGAAGTTCTGTCTGCGAACAACCGGTATGTCGAGGCATTCGGAGAGAAAGGGACACTTGCCCTGCCTCCCAAACGGCAGTTCGCGATTTTGACCTGTATGGATGCCCGGATCGATCCGGCGAAAATGGCCGGTTTGTCCGAGGGAGATGCCCATGTCATCCGGAACGCCGGTGGCCGGGCCAGCGACGATGCCATCCGGAGCCTTGTCATCTCCTACAAGCTCCTGGGAACGAAGGAGTGGTTTGTCGTGCATCATTCGGATTGCGGGATGCTCTTGTTCGATGACGAGGTGATGCGGGGACTCTTGTCGAAGAGTCTGGAGACGGCGAAGATCACCCCCAGGGGGTGGGAGGATGTCGGAAAGGGGCCGGGATCGGACGAAGGCCGATACATTAATTTTCTGTCTTTTCACCACCTGGAAGACAGTGTTACGGAAGATGTCCGGCGTATTCGACGTCATCCCCTCGTTCCGGGGCGGATCCCCATTTACGGTTTCACCTACGATGTGAAAACCGGAAAACTTGTGGAGGTGGCGGAGGCGATGAAGGCGGGAAAAGCCGTCTGA
- a CDS encoding DUF2844 domain-containing protein, with protein sequence MKKKRRIVLSIARVLLCLFFVLPGNARAGLDGNRTQIAADAQKLGLVAGPVTNENGYSTVTLTLPATSPLSMNGRKTLTVREFFDTGGTIFAVAWEGSLPPDLSVLLGDKITRVPQKNLSPYRHQLLVQTPDLKLRVIGTARFRAGNAWVPARLPPGFRTDQIRVLAP encoded by the coding sequence GTGAAGAAAAAACGTCGCATCGTCCTGTCCATCGCCAGGGTTCTCCTCTGTCTGTTTTTCGTCCTGCCCGGAAACGCTCGGGCGGGGCTCGACGGAAACCGGACCCAGATCGCCGCGGACGCCCAAAAACTGGGGCTCGTTGCGGGTCCCGTGACCAACGAAAACGGATATTCGACCGTCACGCTGACCCTGCCCGCCACCTCGCCCTTGTCCATGAACGGCCGGAAAACCTTGACAGTTCGCGAATTCTTCGACACCGGCGGAACGATCTTCGCCGTCGCCTGGGAAGGCTCCCTTCCACCGGATCTGTCGGTGCTTCTGGGAGACAAAATCACCCGCGTCCCCCAAAAAAATCTCTCTCCCTACCGCCATCAGCTGCTTGTCCAGACACCGGATTTGAAACTGCGCGTCATCGGCACCGCCCGGTTCCGTGCGGGGAACGCCTGGGTCCCCGCCCGGCTTCCCCCCGGTTTCAGGACGGACCAGATCCGGGTCCTGGCCCCATGA
- a CDS encoding NAD(P)/FAD-dependent oxidoreductase, with product MKRVVVVGAGFGGLAAARALRERGPKEMDILLISPKPELLYYPGLIWIPTRLRSPDDLRIPLGRFLDKYRIRHIPETVTGLKDQGRTVLTDKGQYVNDALLIATGSASLRKLPGIEHSRSICQGIADAVDIRDRIAALTSGTIALGFAGNPQEPSAVRGGPVFELLFGLDTWLRKTGRRDRIALTFFSPAAEPGNRLGPKAVKNLLAEMARRNIPTHLGSRLQAFSAEGVSTEGEKFPADLIVFTPGLRGPEWLSETGLPLSPGGFIRAERTCQVEGWPGTFVAGDCGSYPGPDWMPKQGHSADLQAETATGNILDFLKGRKGIRTFRVELVCVVDSFDSGTLVYRTPTRNVLLQNPLFHHAKAYFERRYLARYR from the coding sequence ATGAAGAGGGTGGTTGTTGTCGGTGCGGGGTTCGGCGGGTTGGCGGCGGCGCGGGCGCTCCGGGAACGGGGTCCGAAGGAGATGGACATTCTCCTCATTTCGCCGAAGCCCGAGCTCCTCTACTACCCCGGACTGATCTGGATCCCCACCCGTTTGCGGTCACCCGACGATCTTCGGATTCCTCTCGGACGATTTCTGGACAAATACCGGATCCGGCACATCCCGGAGACGGTGACCGGTCTCAAGGATCAGGGTCGTACTGTGCTGACCGACAAGGGACAGTATGTGAACGATGCCCTCCTGATCGCGACCGGATCGGCGTCTCTTCGGAAGCTTCCGGGGATCGAACACAGCCGGTCGATCTGCCAGGGGATCGCGGACGCGGTCGACATCCGCGACCGGATCGCCGCGCTGACATCCGGGACGATCGCGCTGGGATTTGCCGGCAACCCCCAGGAGCCGTCCGCCGTCCGGGGCGGCCCCGTCTTCGAGCTTCTGTTCGGCCTTGATACCTGGCTCCGGAAAACGGGACGGAGGGACAGGATTGCGCTCACGTTTTTCAGTCCGGCCGCGGAACCGGGAAATCGCCTCGGTCCAAAGGCCGTCAAGAATCTCCTGGCGGAAATGGCCCGGAGAAACATTCCGACCCATCTGGGTTCCAGGCTTCAGGCCTTTTCCGCCGAGGGCGTCTCGACGGAAGGGGAGAAGTTTCCGGCGGACCTGATCGTTTTCACCCCCGGTCTCAGAGGACCGGAATGGCTGTCTGAAACCGGCCTTCCCCTGTCGCCGGGGGGGTTTATCCGGGCCGAACGGACATGTCAGGTCGAAGGGTGGCCCGGAACCTTCGTGGCCGGGGACTGCGGGTCCTATCCCGGGCCGGACTGGATGCCAAAACAGGGCCATTCGGCGGATCTCCAGGCCGAAACGGCCACGGGAAACATCCTGGACTTTCTCAAAGGACGGAAGGGAATCCGGACGTTCCGGGTCGAACTGGTCTGCGTCGTGGACAGCTTCGATTCCGGGACCCTGGTCTACCGGACCCCGACCCGGAATGTCCTCCTCCAAAATCCCCTCTTCCACCACGCCAAAGCGTATTTCGAACGGAGATACCTCGCCCGGTACCGGTAA
- a CDS encoding CDGSH iron-sulfur domain-containing protein, with translation MNRKILCLKDGPYEVRGPVRIEDADGNVTETEGMAHHLCRCGASQIKPFCDGSHETVGFVSE, from the coding sequence ATGAACCGTAAGATTCTGTGTCTGAAAGACGGTCCCTACGAAGTCCGGGGGCCGGTCCGGATCGAAGACGCCGACGGCAACGTGACGGAAACGGAAGGCATGGCCCACCATCTCTGCCGGTGCGGAGCCTCGCAGATCAAGCCCTTCTGCGACGGATCCCACGAAACCGTGGGTTTTGTGTCGGAATAG
- a CDS encoding DNA or RNA helicase of superfamily II: MSSPEEDPLSPGLYERLGDRVSVDSEELPFLLSRYLEKRLLSALRTLSGESPDNLRIAFANRILALMAASSGESPPELFSPAAMLVSVPPVSSGGFSVLEPPLTGLSESTLLTGAPDDPSLASELDKEIRSADRIDILTVPSGEPSDDRDLGIGLSPPGASFSGKRPAGGPDVRAIPTQNPRFRGIRRRRA; encoded by the coding sequence GTGTCCTCGCCTGAAGAGGATCCGCTGTCGCCGGGCCTCTATGAGCGTCTGGGCGACCGGGTTTCCGTCGATTCGGAGGAACTGCCCTTTCTGTTGTCCCGTTATCTGGAAAAACGACTTCTTTCGGCACTTCGTACTTTGTCCGGGGAATCTCCGGACAACCTGCGCATCGCATTTGCCAACCGGATTCTCGCACTGATGGCCGCCTCTTCCGGCGAGTCTCCCCCGGAACTTTTCTCTCCCGCGGCGATGCTTGTGTCGGTGCCTCCGGTTTCGTCCGGAGGGTTCTCCGTTTTGGAGCCTCCCCTCACCGGTTTGTCCGAAAGCACGCTGTTGACCGGTGCGCCGGATGATCCTTCTCTCGCCAGCGAGCTGGACAAAGAAATCCGGTCGGCCGACCGGATCGATATACTGACGGTCCCATCAGGGGAGCCGTCCGATGACCGTGATCTGGGAATTGGCCTATCCCCTCCCGGCGCATCTTTTTCGGGAAAGCGCCCGGCTGGGGGTCCGGATGTAAGGGCTATTCCGACACAAAACCCACGGTTTCGTGGGATCCGTCGCAGAAGGGCTTGA
- a CDS encoding (deoxy)nucleoside triphosphate pyrophosphohydrolase, with translation MEKSSRQCDMGNRKTEIRVACAVLVRERQVLAALRGNGLHAGKWEFPGGKIEAGETPERALVRELREELGIRVPAENPLTPVRHRYGSGPEVVLYPFLIPAGNVSPVLNVHAAVRWVSLDDLESLDWLEGDYPILEEVRRVLA, from the coding sequence ATGGAAAAATCGTCTCGGCAGTGCGACATGGGGAACCGGAAAACAGAAATCCGGGTCGCCTGTGCCGTCCTCGTGCGGGAGAGACAGGTTCTGGCGGCCCTGAGGGGGAACGGACTCCACGCTGGAAAGTGGGAGTTCCCCGGGGGGAAAATCGAGGCGGGAGAGACGCCGGAGAGGGCGCTGGTCCGGGAACTCCGGGAGGAACTGGGGATCCGGGTGCCGGCGGAAAATCCCCTGACGCCGGTTCGTCATCGTTATGGATCCGGGCCGGAGGTGGTCCTCTATCCCTTTCTGATCCCCGCCGGGAATGTCTCTCCTGTGTTGAATGTTCATGCAGCTGTCCGTTGGGTGAGCCTGGACGATCTGGAAAGCCTGGACTGGCTGGAAGGGGATTATCCTATTCTGGAGGAAGTACGCCGTGTCCTCGCCTGA